One window from the genome of Longimicrobiaceae bacterium encodes:
- a CDS encoding COX15/CtaA family protein: protein MPAAQSKPSALARYAWGVLAYNVAVVLWGAYVRATGAGAGCGRHWPRCNGRVVPLLRETKELVEFTHRVSSGFALLLVVGLLAWTLRAAPRGHLARRAAVVSMVLMVMEALLGAGLVLLRLVAGDKSSLRAFSMAAHLTNTFLLLAAITLTAWFLSTGARVRTRGRGAVLWPLGIALAATLFVAVSGAVTALGDTLFPATSLTAGLRADMSATAHFLVRLRVVHPALAIATSLYVVFAGWLVRRTRPSALTARLSKALAGLFVAQLLVGAVNVILLAPLAMQIVHLLMADVVWIVLVVTTAAALADDAVLNRPLGRDFVPGDI from the coding sequence ATGCCCGCTGCTCAGTCCAAGCCTTCCGCGCTCGCCCGCTATGCGTGGGGCGTGCTCGCCTACAACGTGGCCGTGGTGCTGTGGGGCGCGTACGTGCGCGCGACCGGCGCCGGCGCGGGCTGCGGGCGCCACTGGCCCAGGTGCAACGGCCGCGTGGTCCCGCTGCTGCGCGAGACGAAGGAGCTGGTGGAGTTCACCCACCGCGTCTCCAGCGGCTTCGCGCTGCTGCTGGTGGTCGGCCTGCTCGCGTGGACGCTGCGCGCGGCTCCCCGCGGGCACCTGGCGCGGCGCGCGGCCGTCGTCTCGATGGTGCTGATGGTGATGGAGGCGCTGCTGGGCGCCGGCCTCGTCCTCCTGCGCCTGGTCGCGGGCGACAAGTCGTCGCTGCGGGCGTTCAGCATGGCCGCGCATCTCACGAACACCTTCCTGCTGCTGGCCGCGATCACGCTCACGGCCTGGTTCCTCTCCACCGGCGCGCGGGTGCGGACGCGCGGGCGGGGCGCCGTGCTGTGGCCGCTTGGCATCGCCCTGGCCGCAACGCTGTTCGTGGCCGTCAGCGGCGCGGTGACGGCGCTGGGCGACACGCTCTTCCCCGCGACGTCGCTCACCGCCGGGCTGCGGGCGGACATGTCGGCCACGGCGCACTTCCTCGTCCGCCTGCGCGTGGTGCACCCGGCCCTCGCCATCGCCACCTCGCTCTACGTCGTGTTCGCGGGCTGGCTGGTCCGCCGCACCCGTCCGTCGGCCCTGACCGCGCGTCTGTCGAAGGCCCTCGCCGGGCTGTTCGTCGCCCAGCTGCTCGTCGGCGCGGTGAACGTGATCCTCCTCGCCCCGCTGGCGATGCAGATCGTACATCTGCTGATGGCCGACGTCGTCTGGATCGTCCTCGTCGTCACCACCGCCGCCGCACTGGCGGATGATGCGGTACTCAACCGACCGCTCGGCCGAGATTTCGTGCCGGGGGACATCTGA